The Prevotella sp. oral taxon 299 str. F0039 genome has a segment encoding these proteins:
- a CDS encoding uroporphyrinogen-III synthase: protein MIKKILISQPQPTSEKSPYYEIEKAYGVQCVFRPFFKVEGLNAKEFRNQKINILDYTAVVFTSRHAIDNFFKLAKEMRITIPEDMKYFCVIETIALYIQKYVQYRKRKVFFGTTGKIADLIPLMAKHKEEKYLVPMSEGHNEDVTKLLDAKKLKHQECIMYRTVDNDFNDEEKKAFDYDMVVFFSPMGVKALYKNFPNFKQDKIKIGTFGQGTAKAAQDEGLELTLQAPTPKYPSMTSAMNAFLRDQEED from the coding sequence ATGATAAAGAAGATATTGATATCTCAACCTCAGCCAACAAGCGAAAAATCTCCTTACTACGAAATAGAAAAAGCTTATGGAGTGCAATGTGTTTTTCGCCCATTTTTTAAGGTTGAGGGTTTAAATGCAAAAGAATTTCGCAACCAAAAGATAAATATCTTAGATTATACAGCTGTTGTTTTTACCTCAAGACATGCGATAGATAATTTCTTTAAGCTTGCTAAAGAAATGCGAATAACCATTCCTGAGGATATGAAATATTTCTGTGTGATAGAAACTATCGCCCTTTATATCCAGAAATACGTACAATATCGCAAACGAAAAGTTTTTTTTGGAACAACCGGAAAGATTGCTGATTTAATTCCATTGATGGCTAAACACAAAGAAGAAAAGTATCTTGTGCCAATGAGTGAAGGTCATAATGAGGACGTAACAAAGCTTTTAGATGCTAAAAAACTAAAGCATCAAGAGTGCATTATGTATCGAACAGTTGATAACGACTTCAATGATGAAGAGAAAAAAGCATTCGATTACGATATGGTTGTCTTCTTTAGTCCAATGGGAGTAAAGGCATTATACAAGAATTTTCCAAACTTCAAACAAGATAAAATCAAGATTGGTACATTCGGACAAGGCACTGCAAAGGCTGCACAAGATGAGGGATTAGAACTTACTCTACAAGCTCCTACACCCAAATATCCATCTATGACCAGCGCAATGAATGCCTTTTTAAGAGACCAAGAAGAAGATTAA
- a CDS encoding DUF4271 domain-containing protein, protein MEVRDSVHVKTTISERIGTETRTTEQQMSANEAFEETQAAVEQREKQYKKRHKTTVDSLSADSLSGNLPLQFKPNVQDTVSQKQQVAKLKALFANDSLSGTNMQSYKIGVAGDPIPYSLASDNLVTGLLIGCFILVILSVAQSQRFIVKQTKNLFFASFGGDMSITETAGELRFQLLMSIQTCLLLSLLFFFYTNTYIAKTFILEQYQIIGIFAGVFSLYFCMKGILYQLVNNVFFDKYQTATWLQSFLFIIAIEGILLLPIVLLCSYFHLSMHSTFIYTGFVLLFFKFISFYNSYLIFFRQKGAFLQIFLYFCTLEIIPLATLWGILQMISNYLKINF, encoded by the coding sequence ATGGAAGTAAGAGATTCTGTACATGTTAAGACAACTATTTCAGAGCGTATAGGCACAGAAACACGCACAACAGAGCAACAAATGAGTGCCAATGAGGCTTTTGAAGAAACACAAGCAGCTGTAGAACAGCGAGAAAAACAATATAAAAAGCGTCACAAAACCACAGTAGATAGTTTATCTGCAGATAGCTTGTCGGGAAATCTTCCATTGCAGTTCAAACCCAATGTGCAAGACACTGTATCGCAAAAGCAACAGGTTGCAAAGCTAAAGGCATTGTTCGCAAACGACAGTTTGTCGGGAACCAACATGCAAAGCTATAAGATTGGCGTTGCAGGAGACCCCATTCCGTACTCTTTAGCCTCTGATAATTTGGTAACAGGACTATTGATTGGCTGTTTTATTCTTGTGATATTATCTGTCGCTCAGTCACAACGTTTCATCGTAAAGCAAACAAAAAACCTTTTTTTTGCAAGCTTCGGAGGTGATATGTCGATAACAGAAACAGCAGGAGAACTACGCTTTCAACTTCTAATGAGCATACAAACATGCTTATTATTATCACTTCTTTTCTTCTTTTATACCAACACTTATATTGCCAAAACCTTTATACTCGAACAATATCAAATCATCGGAATATTCGCAGGAGTATTCTCTTTATATTTCTGTATGAAAGGAATTTTATATCAATTGGTAAATAATGTATTCTTCGATAAATATCAAACAGCAACATGGCTACAATCTTTTCTGTTTATAATTGCTATCGAAGGCATTCTATTATTACCAATAGTATTACTCTGTTCCTATTTTCATCTGTCAATGCACAGTACTTTTATTTATACAGGATTTGTGCTTTTATTCTTTAAATTTATATCATTCTACAACTCATATCTTATCTTTTTTAGGCAAAAGGGGGCTTTTCTGCAAATATTTTTGTACTTTTGCACCCTAGAAATAATACCCCTTGCCACTTTATGGGGAATACTTCAAATGATAAGTAATTATCTAAAAATAAACTTTTAG
- the yidD gene encoding membrane protein insertion efficiency factor YidD, whose product MEQKTKNRINQLLKPLSWLLLIPILFYQRFVSPFTPPSCRFTPSCSEYAKTAILKHGPLKGLYLSVWRILRCNPWGGSGYDPVP is encoded by the coding sequence ATGGAACAAAAAACCAAAAACAGAATCAACCAACTCTTAAAGCCTTTATCTTGGCTATTATTGATTCCCATCTTGTTTTATCAAAGGTTTGTTTCTCCCTTCACACCACCATCGTGTCGATTCACACCTTCATGCTCCGAATATGCCAAAACGGCCATTCTTAAGCACGGACCACTTAAAGGTTTGTACCTAAGTGTATGGAGAATACTACGTTGTAACCCATGGGGTGGAAGCGGATACGACCCTGTTCCTTAG
- a CDS encoding thiol protease/hemagglutinin PrtT: MIFYATKRQITANPLHAFKVLMFIIALAFCMPITLHSKPITAQQAFKIAQKYLQLPAKQLTRSGSINNKDNQVAPFYVYNDTRNKGFVIVSGNTEMGEILAYSTESTFEEQSANPGAQLLLNAYQEAFEAVSTGKHVVGATRAAAQNTTVVKPLLKTYWGQGDPYNQKTGYNYTGCVATAIAQVMKYHEWPVQGQGESEYTVSFDRSKKYANFAESRYDWANMVDRYGYYDPSTPQQKEAVALLMRDCGYALKMQYSENVSSSTGYSALYALKNNFQYDAVLLSKFDEGIGSFVRIIKKELTNGFPLYIEGMPEGGRSGHAWVLDGVDKNGLFHMNFGWNGQSNGYYSLTALSVLKSGSEFQGRSLSFNRQMKIIIAHPKKPGVIEIDKSLLPESPKLKFNEGSYITLKNTTQRTFQQNETLPVSYASFVNIGRPFKGDIGIAVLDNTEKVVKEFYSDHHNNGGFTHSIYADYGDLMGTDHLIANAQTIKVKLSDLKDGYYTLKPVCYQRNDAGEFEPLTFMKMAPDIEVEISKGQIRVTKECGPNATYQLVQHLEANQEFEQGTTAKIQLLVQSLQALPKTVYAKIKLIDKNNKVALEQVHNKAVEFDGFDTLELPFSLNIPDDFAMGTYSIEVEMLQSLNPAEGEESLNNVVKVNKVHGNETTTLVISKQKPKPLMSSCNISFAESSETKLITNELLFSKYPLFKLIVDLKTFPKKSYNGPIKLFFEDITTKERIAIAANEGAVAVNSDYNFEFYSYWLRPSTLGIEENKTYKLVVLGTIDGVKTDLWNNELPPCFFIKTNEKLTMSRTIPTAINSNSIDNASLQLFFNNKEIKLEGHNLQWIELYSLSGELLKKVQLGGHSEAIVNLNETKTGIYIAKIKVNNTTITRKVLIH; the protein is encoded by the coding sequence ATGATTTTTTACGCAACAAAAAGACAGATAACAGCTAACCCATTACATGCTTTTAAAGTGCTGATGTTCATCATTGCACTTGCTTTTTGCATGCCCATAACCCTCCATTCAAAACCCATCACAGCGCAACAAGCATTTAAAATTGCGCAAAAATATTTGCAATTGCCCGCTAAACAACTCACTCGAAGTGGCTCAATCAACAACAAAGACAACCAAGTTGCACCCTTCTATGTTTATAACGACACCCGAAATAAAGGATTTGTAATCGTTTCTGGAAACACAGAAATGGGCGAAATATTGGCTTATAGTACCGAGAGTACCTTCGAAGAACAAAGCGCCAACCCAGGAGCACAACTCCTTTTAAACGCCTATCAGGAAGCTTTCGAAGCCGTTTCTACAGGTAAACATGTTGTAGGGGCAACTCGTGCAGCAGCTCAAAACACAACCGTTGTGAAGCCTTTGCTGAAGACTTATTGGGGACAAGGCGATCCTTATAATCAAAAAACAGGTTATAACTACACTGGTTGCGTTGCAACTGCCATAGCACAAGTTATGAAATACCACGAATGGCCAGTGCAAGGACAAGGCGAAAGCGAATATACGGTGTCGTTCGATCGTTCAAAAAAATATGCAAACTTTGCCGAATCTCGTTACGATTGGGCTAACATGGTCGATCGTTATGGCTATTACGACCCTTCAACACCACAACAAAAAGAAGCAGTGGCATTGCTTATGCGTGATTGTGGCTATGCTCTTAAAATGCAATATTCTGAAAATGTCAGTTCTTCAACAGGCTATTCCGCTCTTTATGCATTAAAAAACAATTTTCAATACGATGCTGTTTTGCTCTCAAAATTCGATGAAGGTATTGGATCTTTTGTTCGAATTATCAAAAAAGAGCTAACCAATGGCTTTCCACTTTATATCGAAGGAATGCCCGAAGGTGGTAGAAGTGGACACGCATGGGTGCTTGATGGAGTGGATAAAAATGGTCTTTTCCACATGAATTTCGGTTGGAATGGTCAAAGCAATGGTTACTATTCGCTCACTGCTCTTAGCGTTTTAAAGTCTGGTAGCGAGTTTCAAGGACGCTCTTTATCGTTCAATCGACAAATGAAAATTATCATTGCACATCCCAAGAAACCTGGAGTTATAGAGATAGACAAGAGCTTATTGCCCGAAAGTCCAAAGCTAAAATTCAACGAAGGCAGTTATATCACCCTCAAAAACACCACTCAACGCACATTTCAACAAAACGAAACACTACCTGTTAGCTATGCAAGTTTTGTGAATATCGGTAGACCTTTCAAGGGAGATATTGGTATTGCGGTGCTCGATAACACCGAAAAGGTGGTAAAAGAGTTCTACTCTGACCATCATAATAATGGCGGTTTCACTCACTCTATCTATGCTGATTATGGCGATTTAATGGGCACCGACCATCTTATAGCTAATGCGCAAACCATAAAAGTAAAACTTTCAGATTTGAAAGACGGCTATTATACACTTAAACCTGTATGCTATCAACGCAATGATGCTGGAGAATTTGAGCCTTTAACCTTCATGAAAATGGCTCCAGATATAGAAGTTGAGATTTCAAAAGGCCAAATAAGAGTAACCAAAGAATGTGGTCCTAATGCCACATATCAGCTCGTTCAGCATTTAGAAGCTAATCAAGAATTCGAACAAGGCACAACTGCTAAGATTCAATTATTGGTGCAAAGCCTTCAAGCTTTGCCGAAAACCGTTTATGCTAAGATAAAGTTAATCGATAAAAACAATAAAGTTGCCTTAGAACAAGTGCACAACAAGGCTGTAGAATTCGATGGCTTTGATACCTTAGAGCTACCTTTCTCACTCAATATTCCAGACGACTTTGCCATGGGTACTTATTCTATTGAAGTGGAAATGCTTCAATCTCTCAACCCAGCTGAAGGCGAAGAAAGCCTCAATAACGTTGTGAAAGTGAATAAAGTGCACGGCAACGAAACTACAACATTGGTTATTTCAAAGCAAAAACCAAAGCCATTGATGAGCAGTTGTAATATTTCTTTTGCAGAAAGCTCTGAAACAAAGTTGATTACAAACGAACTCTTGTTCTCTAAATATCCTCTATTTAAACTCATTGTCGACCTCAAAACTTTCCCAAAGAAAAGCTATAATGGTCCAATTAAATTATTCTTCGAGGATATTACCACTAAGGAAAGAATCGCAATTGCGGCAAATGAGGGCGCAGTTGCTGTGAATAGCGACTACAATTTCGAGTTCTATTCTTATTGGTTACGCCCTTCTACTCTTGGAATTGAAGAGAACAAAACCTATAAACTCGTTGTTCTTGGAACAATAGATGGTGTTAAAACTGATCTTTGGAACAATGAATTACCTCCTTGTTTCTTTATAAAGACAAACGAAAAACTCACTATGTCGAGAACAATTCCAACGGCTATCAACAGCAATTCGATAGATAATGCATCGCTACAACTCTTCTTTAATAACAAAGAAATAAAGTTAGAAGGACACAATTTGCAATGGATTGAACTCTATTCGCTAAGTGGTGAGCTTTTAAAGAAAGTACAATTGGGCGGACACAGCGAAGCAATTGTGAACTTAAACGAGACAAAAACAGGGATTTATATTGCCAAAATAAAAGTAAACAACACTACTATTACACGCAAAGTGCTGATTCACTAA
- a CDS encoding peroxiredoxin: MMKKLIMGVLMLLGLTTNAMAEDLDSLYAQSLLKVGTQAPNFELPTPEGKKVQLSDFKGKYVLIDFWASWCPDCRRISPNVEAIAKEYQGKDLAVVAVSFDIDKEAWVKYINRNGAPINEVHVSELKKMKESAVAKAFGVQWIPSLYLLDKDGKVLLATVEVSKVEAMVKTLMK; the protein is encoded by the coding sequence ATGATGAAAAAACTAATAATGGGAGTTCTTATGCTCCTCGGATTAACAACAAACGCTATGGCAGAAGATTTAGATTCATTGTATGCACAATCGCTATTGAAGGTGGGAACACAAGCCCCTAACTTCGAATTACCTACTCCTGAAGGTAAAAAGGTGCAGTTATCAGATTTTAAAGGTAAGTATGTATTGATCGACTTTTGGGCTTCTTGGTGTCCAGATTGTCGCAGAATAAGTCCTAATGTAGAGGCTATTGCAAAAGAATATCAAGGTAAAGACTTGGCTGTTGTTGCAGTATCGTTCGACATTGACAAAGAGGCTTGGGTGAAATATATCAACAGAAACGGCGCACCTATTAACGAAGTGCACGTGAGTGAGCTAAAGAAAATGAAGGAAAGTGCCGTTGCAAAGGCATTTGGAGTGCAGTGGATTCCTTCGCTTTACTTGTTGGATAAAGACGGAAAGGTGCTTCTTGCAACAGTAGAAGTGAGCAAAGTAGAAGCAATGGTGAAGACTTTGATGAAGTAA
- the metK gene encoding methionine adenosyltransferase, with protein MSYLFTSESVSEGHPDKVADQISDALLDQFLAYDDKSRCAIESFVTTGQAVVMGEVTSEAYIDIQTITRKTINNIGYTKSEYQFDGNSCGILSAIHEQSADINRGVDNGNEEEQGAGDQGMMFGYATNETENYMPVSLDLAHLLMTELANIRREGKEMLYLRPDSKSQVTIEYDENHIPQRIDTIVVSTQHDEFDSNDEAMLAKIKADVINILIPRVKALCGEKVLALFNDDIKFFVNPTGKFVIGGPHGDTGLTGRKIIVDTYGGKGAHGGGAFSGKDSSKVDRSAAYATRHIAKNMVAAGVADEMLVQVSYAIGVAKPVNVYVDTYGRSNVSMSDSEIARKIEELFDLRPKAIERRLKLRQPMYLETAAYGHMGRKNEVVTKVFKSHYHPTRELEVELFTWEKLDEVERIKKAFNL; from the coding sequence ATGTCATATTTATTTACATCCGAATCTGTTTCGGAAGGACATCCAGATAAAGTAGCAGACCAAATATCAGACGCTTTGCTTGATCAATTTCTCGCATACGATGACAAATCACGTTGTGCAATTGAGTCATTTGTAACCACAGGACAAGCTGTTGTGATGGGAGAGGTAACCTCTGAGGCTTATATTGATATACAAACAATAACCAGAAAGACTATTAATAATATTGGTTATACCAAGAGCGAATATCAATTTGATGGTAACTCTTGTGGTATTCTTTCTGCCATTCACGAACAAAGTGCCGACATCAATCGTGGAGTTGATAACGGAAATGAAGAAGAACAAGGTGCTGGCGACCAAGGAATGATGTTCGGTTACGCTACAAATGAAACCGAAAACTATATGCCAGTGTCGTTAGATTTGGCGCATTTGTTAATGACAGAGCTTGCAAACATACGCAGAGAAGGAAAAGAAATGCTTTATCTTCGCCCCGATTCAAAGAGCCAAGTGACCATAGAATACGACGAAAATCATATTCCACAACGCATAGATACAATCGTTGTAAGCACTCAACACGATGAATTTGATAGCAATGATGAGGCTATGTTGGCTAAGATTAAGGCTGATGTAATCAACATTCTTATCCCAAGAGTAAAGGCATTGTGTGGAGAAAAGGTACTTGCTTTGTTCAATGACGATATCAAATTCTTTGTAAACCCAACAGGAAAGTTCGTTATTGGCGGTCCTCATGGCGACACAGGTCTAACTGGTCGCAAGATAATTGTAGACACTTATGGTGGTAAAGGTGCTCATGGTGGAGGCGCATTCAGCGGTAAAGACTCTAGTAAAGTAGACCGTTCGGCTGCTTATGCCACACGACATATCGCTAAAAACATGGTTGCTGCGGGTGTAGCAGACGAGATGTTGGTTCAGGTGAGCTATGCAATTGGAGTGGCAAAGCCTGTTAATGTGTATGTAGATACATACGGAAGAAGCAATGTTTCGATGTCGGATAGCGAGATTGCACGTAAGATTGAGGAACTATTCGACTTGCGTCCGAAAGCTATTGAGCGTCGTTTAAAACTACGTCAACCTATGTATTTAGAAACAGCAGCATACGGACACATGGGTAGAAAGAATGAGGTTGTAACCAAAGTGTTCAAGAGTCACTATCATCCTACACGTGAATTAGAAGTAGAACTCTTTACTTGGGAGAAGCTAGACGAAGTAGAACGCATAAAAAAAGCATTTAATCTTTAA
- a CDS encoding ribonuclease P protein component, translating to MTDKGAFSFRKSERIHSLKQIDELFGGGKSRALSAFPIRVVYRYVHRLPTEAPFQVLISVPKRNLKHAVDRNRVKRQLREAYRLNKHLLFNSKQKDSDKGMDMAFIWLDSQLYDSEKVHHNMVNLLTRLAEKLWNKKPKTESTNS from the coding sequence ATGACTGATAAAGGTGCATTTTCTTTTAGAAAGTCAGAGCGTATCCATTCTCTTAAACAGATAGATGAACTCTTTGGAGGTGGGAAAAGCAGGGCTTTATCTGCCTTTCCAATTCGTGTTGTATATCGATATGTACACCGTTTACCCACAGAAGCGCCCTTTCAAGTACTTATTAGCGTTCCCAAAAGGAATTTAAAGCACGCTGTCGATCGCAATAGAGTGAAGAGACAACTCCGTGAAGCCTATCGCTTAAATAAACATTTGCTTTTCAATTCAAAACAAAAAGATTCGGATAAAGGAATGGATATGGCTTTTATTTGGCTCGATTCTCAATTATATGATTCTGAAAAAGTACATCATAATATGGTGAATTTATTAACACGTTTAGCCGAAAAGCTATGGAACAAAAAACCAAAAACAGAATCAACCAACTCTTAA
- a CDS encoding ABC transporter ATP-binding protein, producing MKIKELFNRQQSRYSVKVVVAWLWNIWQGNRLQALLNVLVGVLSVVNSLVQIWAVQHAIDVAAGSVKGSIYWSVAFMGLLILVGFGLNIASIWISNVLGIKAQNRMQQQMLDRILRSQWHGKGQFHSGDILNRLEIDVRTVVNFLTETLPNTISFLAMFVGAFLYLMMMDATLALLIVAMIPIFIILSKLYMGRMRHFTAQVRSSDSKVQSILQETIQHRMLIKTLESIDQMVNRLESTQHTLRQRVMRRTVFSVFSNLILSLGFSLGYLLAFLWAAVRMIDHSLSFGGMVAFLQLVNRIQSPARSLTKLVPAFVEVLTAAERLMELEENPLEKQGKAEYFDAPCGIKLNNISYAYDDEPDRKVINNLSFDFYPGSCTAILGETGAGKTTLIRMLLALIEPTEGSVSLYDKHKNKPITPLMRANISYVPQGNTLMSGTIKENLLLGNPFATQEEIEKALTLSCAQFVFELPEGIETVVTEQGGGLSEGQAQRICIARALLRDRSIMIFDEATSALDPDTERQLLNNILENQTKTIIFITHRPAVIDYCNQSLNIIKEHEK from the coding sequence ATGAAAATAAAAGAACTATTTAATAGGCAACAATCTCGCTACTCTGTGAAAGTGGTTGTGGCGTGGTTATGGAACATTTGGCAGGGAAATCGTTTGCAAGCCTTGCTCAATGTGCTCGTAGGAGTGTTGTCAGTGGTAAATAGTTTGGTGCAAATTTGGGCTGTTCAGCATGCTATCGACGTGGCAGCAGGAAGCGTAAAAGGCTCTATTTATTGGTCGGTTGCGTTCATGGGATTGCTCATTCTCGTAGGATTTGGATTGAATATCGCCTCGATATGGATTAGTAATGTTCTTGGAATAAAGGCTCAAAACCGCATGCAACAGCAGATGTTAGACCGCATTTTGCGCTCGCAGTGGCACGGAAAGGGGCAGTTTCATTCAGGAGACATATTGAATCGACTCGAAATAGATGTGCGAACGGTGGTGAATTTCTTAACCGAAACACTACCCAACACTATCTCTTTCTTGGCAATGTTTGTGGGAGCGTTTCTCTATTTGATGATGATGGACGCTACACTTGCCCTACTTATTGTGGCAATGATACCCATTTTCATTATTTTAAGTAAGCTATATATGGGCAGAATGCGCCATTTTACGGCTCAAGTGCGCAGTTCTGATAGTAAAGTGCAAAGCATTTTGCAAGAAACAATACAGCATCGAATGTTGATTAAGACCCTCGAAAGCATCGACCAAATGGTGAATCGCCTCGAGAGTACACAACACACGTTGCGCCAAAGGGTGATGAGAAGAACCGTATTTAGCGTGTTCTCGAATCTAATTCTTAGCTTGGGATTCAGCTTAGGCTATCTTCTTGCCTTTTTATGGGCGGCAGTTCGCATGATAGATCATAGCTTGTCGTTTGGTGGAATGGTGGCTTTCTTGCAGTTGGTAAACCGCATTCAGAGTCCAGCTCGCAGTCTAACAAAACTCGTTCCCGCCTTTGTTGAAGTGCTAACAGCGGCAGAACGTTTGATGGAATTAGAGGAAAATCCACTCGAAAAACAAGGAAAAGCTGAGTATTTCGACGCTCCTTGCGGTATAAAGCTCAACAACATCAGCTACGCTTACGATGATGAACCAGACCGAAAGGTGATCAATAACCTCTCATTCGACTTCTATCCAGGATCATGTACAGCTATATTGGGAGAAACGGGTGCAGGAAAAACAACCCTCATTCGTATGCTTTTAGCCTTAATAGAGCCTACAGAAGGGTCGGTTAGCTTGTATGATAAGCACAAAAACAAACCCATTACTCCGCTAATGCGTGCCAACATCTCTTATGTTCCACAGGGAAACACTTTAATGAGCGGTACTATCAAAGAAAATTTGCTATTGGGTAACCCCTTTGCAACACAAGAAGAGATAGAGAAAGCATTGACTTTGAGTTGCGCTCAGTTTGTGTTTGAACTACCAGAAGGCATCGAAACGGTGGTAACAGAGCAGGGCGGAGGACTAAGTGAGGGTCAAGCGCAACGCATTTGCATTGCTCGTGCTTTGCTAAGAGATCGTTCTATCATGATATTCGATGAGGCTACAAGTGCCTTAGACCCTGACACAGAACGACAATTATTAAACAATATTCTCGAAAATCAAACAAAAACAATTATCTTTATCACGCATCGTCCTGCTGTGATAGATTATTGTAATCAATCATTAAACATAATAAAGGAACACGAAAAATGA
- the tyrS gene encoding tyrosine--tRNA ligase, which yields MIKNFVEELKWRGMLAQMMPGTEEFLMKEKVSAYLGTDPTADSLHIGHLAGIMMLRHLQRCGHKPYILVGGATGMIGDPSGKSQERNLLDAETLYHNQECIKKQVAKFLDFNASEDTAAVMVNNYDWMKDFTFLDFARLVGKHITVNYMMAKDSVKKRLNGEARDGLSFTEFTYQLLQGYDFLHLYRTNNVKLQLGGNDQWGNMTTGTELIRRTLGNDAEAFALTCPLITKADGTKFGKTESGNIWLDRNRTTPYKFYQFWLNVSDDDAVKYIKIFTSLEKDVINALIAEHEQDPGMRVLQKRLADELTVMVHSQEDLDLAKEASGILFGKGTKESLAKFDDATLLSIFEGVPQFKLSKEALGQPAVELFTSDEVKVFPSKGEMRKLVQGGGVSLNKEKLQAVDQVITTDDLLNGKYLLVQRGKKNYYLITVE from the coding sequence ATGATAAAGAATTTTGTTGAAGAGCTAAAATGGCGTGGAATGCTTGCGCAAATGATGCCAGGTACAGAAGAATTCTTAATGAAAGAGAAGGTTTCAGCATACCTTGGAACCGATCCTACAGCCGATTCACTACACATTGGACACCTTGCAGGAATCATGATGTTGCGTCATTTGCAACGTTGTGGACACAAACCATACATCTTAGTCGGTGGTGCTACAGGTATGATTGGCGACCCTTCTGGTAAAAGTCAAGAGAGAAACCTTCTTGATGCCGAAACTCTTTATCACAACCAAGAATGCATTAAAAAGCAAGTTGCAAAGTTCTTAGATTTCAATGCATCTGAAGATACAGCTGCAGTGATGGTGAATAACTACGATTGGATGAAGGATTTCACTTTCTTAGACTTTGCTCGTTTAGTTGGAAAACACATCACTGTTAACTATATGATGGCGAAAGACAGTGTAAAGAAGCGTCTAAACGGAGAAGCAAGGGATGGACTTTCTTTCACAGAATTTACCTATCAGTTACTTCAAGGCTACGACTTCTTACATCTATATCGCACCAATAACGTGAAACTTCAATTGGGTGGAAACGATCAATGGGGCAATATGACCACAGGAACAGAGCTTATTCGCCGCACATTGGGCAACGATGCAGAAGCATTTGCTTTGACCTGCCCTCTTATTACCAAAGCAGATGGAACCAAATTCGGTAAAACTGAAAGTGGAAATATATGGTTAGATAGAAACAGAACCACTCCTTATAAGTTCTATCAGTTCTGGTTAAACGTTAGTGATGACGATGCAGTGAAGTATATTAAGATATTCACAAGTCTTGAAAAAGACGTTATCAACGCCCTAATAGCAGAGCATGAGCAAGACCCAGGCATGCGAGTTCTTCAAAAACGATTAGCAGATGAGCTAACAGTTATGGTGCATTCGCAAGAAGATTTAGATTTAGCTAAAGAGGCATCAGGCATTCTTTTCGGTAAAGGAACAAAGGAAAGTCTTGCTAAGTTCGATGATGCTACATTACTAAGTATATTCGAAGGCGTGCCACAATTTAAGCTTTCAAAAGAGGCTTTAGGTCAACCTGCAGTTGAATTGTTTACAAGCGACGAGGTGAAAGTTTTCCCAAGTAAAGGCGAAATGCGTAAACTTGTGCAAGGCGGAGGCGTTTCTTTAAACAAAGAAAAATTGCAAGCAGTAGATCAAGTCATCACAACCGACGACCTACTCAATGGCAAATACCTTCTTGTTCAACGTGGAAAGAAGAACTATTACTTAATAACCGTTGAGTAA